The genomic interval CTCATCTTTTCTGCAAAGCTGTTACCATTGATATGATGTGGAGATAACTCCTGCTGCTCAGACAGTACATACCCACTTCCTGTAGAAGCAGGAAACCTTGAACCTTCAATACCATCATGTAATGACAAGCCTGCTAAAGAGAGACCCCCAAGTCCTTGAGACTCATCTTCATTCAAGACCTTAAAATCTGGTGTGATATCATCAGGGAGCTGGTGTCGCCAGTACTGGTGAGCCTCTTCATCGGAATTATTTGAGATGGATGACTCTGATCGATCAAGAACTGCTTTCCCTACAGATCCAGAACCAGCAAACCTCGCTGTTGCATCCGTTGCACTGGTACTTCCAACTGATGAAGAGGATCTAAGCGAAAAGGGAACGAACTCTGCAGCATTTGGATTTAAAGCAGTTGCCTTGTTTGGACTGGGTAGCTTTGTATCACTAATTTGTGTTCCTTTTTTGGAAAGGCTCATTCTTTACCAAAATGCCAACAAAAAGAAACGTACATGCATAAAGAAGACTGACGAAGAGAAAACAAGCTTAACTTAAGAAAGACTTTACCCAAAACCTGCAAAACAGTTACAAATTGAGTATTCCAATTAGTCACAGTCAAGTAACTTCACTTCCAAGTATACCCACACGCATGAACTCCGCTATTTTCCAATAATAAACTCAACAACCTTACCTCTAGTGACATAAGTACCTGAAACTACCAAAACTCAACAAAACCCATTATAGAATCCatcattatttaatacaaCCACTTCCAAAcgaaattacaaattcaaatttcaaataaaattaagtaagAACAGAGTGAAAAAAGCATCTTATCCACATCAGTAACTTAATCAAACACTAAATGCATAGCTGAATACTGAATTTGACAGTAAAGCTCAACgttttgtatataaaaatacaccgaaccttgattttgttttgaataaaataaattctcagTAAATGAACTTAACACTTCAACTAATTGTATTAGTCAGAACAAGATTGCTCACCACATCTCTCAAAACCCCGACTTCGTAAATGGATAagatttagaagaaaaaaaaagagtcaaaTTTCTCTCAATCattaataaactaaataaaatcgTTAAAAGATAATCAAACACGAGCACACGAAATAAAAACCCTAACAGATTTTCAAAAACGCAAAATTGACCAacgaaatcaaaataattaaccaaatatcaaattaacagAAAACTTTGAACTGAAACCACAAACTTCATTATATCCATCCATCCACAAACAAAAtcccaaaatatcaaaaaaaaaaaaaagtcaaaagcaggaaaaaaacaaaaaaaccaaagatctgtaaacaaaaaatgaaacaaaataatagcaTCTAAACATATACCTTTGCGAACCAATTCAAATGGATCCATAACAGCCGGTGATACGACGAGACGATAAGAGATCGGGAAGAGACGAGATAACGACGAGACGAGACGAGATAAAGACGGAAATAATACGTATGAGTTGTTGGGATTGGAGCTCGTTAGTATGCAGCAGCAAGCTgtacaaattcttttatttccaaatatttgtttatttatctttattttttagctCTTTAAGAGTTCTGGGGGTTTGGCTATACAGAACAGAGGGGAAGCAACAGCTCAGAAGCAACATCACCaccacaaaaatataaaaagaaagaaaaggaggaAAGAGAGAAAGACAAGGCAGCCCCTTGGCCCCTTGCCCCTTCGCCACTCGATTtgacttctctctctctctctctctctctctctctcttccctcTTTTACTTTCtcctgattttttttaattttattttattttattttattttattttatttttagccTTTTAATTATATCGggaaatttgtttaattgggatttggaaaaagaaatttttatagtaaaCGTTACCCACTCACTACTCATGCTCTTGCTCTCACCCAAACAGCGAATTTGTACATTATTTTACTCTCTGTCTCAAATGTGTTCATTCGtggaaaatttaatattttattatattttttacttcAATGCTTTCCGAagtaattctaaaatttttatttagaatgTTGATTTTCTTATGTTGTGTGAGATTGTACaagtatttaatttattcctcaatttgcataattttttcaattttttagtttattgaaattgataatcggaattataattttgtattttcttcttactcgtaaatcttaattattatttttattagttacaGTTCTCTCTCCTCTCGTATGagcttaatttaaatttcatacatattattttcacttaaaaattttgaccTATCTTAAGGGACTTTTGTGTAATGGCACATTTCCTTTGTTATTTCCAATCATATTTATGCAACTTGGCAAATTTAGAGAAGCATTTCCCAAATTTAAGGCGACTAAACATTTGCATTGCTTAGTTTACATATACCTTTTAGGGCACTTTATAACTTATAAGGATTTGACTATTGCCAACAATTGTGACTAAGGGAGCCCTGTGATCTCATCTCACTCTTTGACTTGTATTTAAACAAGGGATTAAATGAAACCCAAATAACAAACATTACCGACTATGGTGTTCAAATGTATTTTGTGTCAATCTTGCTAAGCAGTTTATGATGAGCCACTAGAGCGTAGCGTCCtagttttattaatgaaaattgctCGAAATTTGATCGAGTATGCGaaacaacaaaaatgctaATGGAACTATTGTTTAGATTGCTCATTCGCTACGGCAAAATAGTTCACACATTATGAATGATGATCAGTATGATAAATTAcatcaaaattcatttttttaaaaaaaaaaactatcatTCAAATATAGTAGAACaaaatgtttacaaaataatttaaatttgactttttacAACTACCGTGATTTTCACCATAttcacattataaattatttattaaattttatacttttttcgattttttaatctttgagGTTTGATGTGCTTGAAACATATATcgtaggaaaaaaaaaattcgcaTAAAAAGTAATCTCACTTTTCCATATAAGGCACGTGAAAAAcatgtgaaatgaaataatgaaaatactGTGGATGACATGAGTCATTGAATTAGGTAAACATTTTGAGTTGCCCCGTACAAGATTAGAGAGTCTAGACAAAGAGCTGCACACTTGCACTataacaaagctacccaaAAAAGGTTCCGAGTATAAAACATATCCATCATGGAGTGTATTTTAATTCCTTGATCTTTTTCATTCATTATaggtaggggtgggcaaaacaaccgtagtattaaaaaaagcGAATCGAACTGACGGTTTTTTATAATTCGGttcgatttttattttttaaaaaaatcgaaTATACCGTTTGTAAAAAAAccgaattatttttaattttattcaaatcaaacatgtgttatttttctttataacattatgattatgtttatatagatgaagtattggagtttggttatgtattttgaaattttaatatttcatattttgggagtatcttattaatagttagtaagatattagtgataaaatatgttttgaatactttgtatttattgttaatatttgtaataaaattaggataaattaattgttgaaaaaaattattacattcatgaggcccaatgggctaaaaatttaaaaattcaaaataggccCAATAGGCCCATAAccgaaaaaaccgaaccgaaccaaaccgaTCCGAAAAGAACCgtttgagttcggttcttattgagttcggttcttattcggttctttttataaaataaccgatttaaatcgattctacttaattttgaatcgaaccgaaccgtgCTCACCCCTAATTACAGGAAGATGgactaattaaaaatacacCTGAGATTAAGCAAATAACTGTATTAATTGATATAAGAAATGTATTTAAATGGCATATTATGTCTGTATATGTTTGATGTAATAAGTGTGCATCTTATAGACGTCCAGGATACaatcttgaaaaaaataaaaaaaaggggccGGCGAAGTTGATTATCTCCGCGCAGCTGCCCCAAATGGGTCTTTAATTTGAGCcgatgagttttttttttttttaattttaggtaaaaataatcaataaattcattaatctCATACAACTTTAATTcgcaattaattaaaatcatattaatttcatgggTCTCTTAAGTTACTTAACTGACAGTCAAAGTAAAATTTACGTACTAACCTACCTCTGATCTCACTACTCTGTTAATCAATTCTGTTTTGCAAACATAAATCTAAATGACAATAAAtatctctttaaaaaaaaaaaaaaaaaccctaatttcATTCGCAACTTATACGGCGTAAGCTGATTggctactttttttttattttgacaaaGAAGGCCAACCAAATCTACAATCCTTCTATTTCTCCTGCCCGTGGCAGGCatgtttgaaattgaattgctCCTTCCGCTTACGACAAAAATGTATTTACCCTCACACTCCCACGCGTACGTCAACGTCAGCCTACCATATAACGCGCTGCTTTCGCTTAACAGTGCACACAGCACAACTCCTCTGTTTTAAAACACCAGCAACACACGCACTCGAGATCGCGCGTGACAGGTTCATAAGAAAAAGATATTGCTGGAAAGTTTGCACGTTTTGGCTTGCACGACTGGTAAAAAGGCAACCATCGTGACAGCTGGATACGGCTCAACCGTTAGAATCACCTGCTCCAAGTAGCACCCGAAAAGACTCAATCGAACCGACGGAACGTCCCACGTGGCATGTAAATGTTGTCGTGTAAAAGTCGATGGTACGATTGGTGGTAAACCACcgaattaaaatgaaatcagTTATAGAGGAAACTAGTCGTCAAGTTAAGAACAATGACGTGGCAGCAATCACAGCGCCTAGTGAGCGTCAATGATTAGGGCCAGTGTCCTCGTTACGCaaggaaagaaataaacaGAAACAAATTCTTTCGTCCGTTTATATATCTCTCTTCGCAAATTCTTCACCTTCACTCAAGAGCCCATAGAGGCTCCGAAATGCATACAAATCGCAGCGTTTTGCTCATCAGCGACGAAAACAGTTACGTATTCATCAGATACTCGTAACGGCaatcttatttatatattaattgcaTTCAGTttctcaaatttcaaattttcgaAATTTTGCTTTCCACTGGAATTATACTATATCAATGGTTCCTACGACAGTGGTAAACGAAACCGAAGTGGCGGCAGCGGCGGCTATGATGACGCAAAGCAGTAATTATAAGGATCAATCGGAAGTGGAGTTCGCGAGATGCGAGTGCTGCGGGCTGACGGAGGAGTGCACGGCGGCGTACGTTTCTCGCGTGAAAGAACGATACGGCGGACGCTGGATATGCGGGCTGTGTACGGAGGCTGTGAAGGATGAGATCACGTGTAGGtcaaagaagagagagaatcaCATGATGATTAGTACGGACGAAGCTCTGAATCGTCACATGAAGTTTTGTGAACAGTTCAGGTCTTCGAGTCCGCCCGCGCGTCCCGCCGCCGACGATTTGATTTCCGCTATGAAACATATCCTTCGACGATCGTTGGATTCTCCTCGAAAGAGCAAATCTCCTCCGACGTCGTTTCTCGCGTCCaaagctttttaaaatttaaaaaacgaAGGTTAGCAATAATGTCGAGGTTTATCTAACATTATTATGACCATTATGCAACGGTATCTTTATATCTTTCTCATTAGTCAGCATATTTCTAATATTAATTCCTACATTCCAGTACAATTGCGCGCATTCGATCTTTTCATCGTAATGAGACAATTACaccaatataaaaattaaaaatcactcTTGCGATTAAAGTTTACAGtcctcaaattttttgaaatatagagtcatttatgaatattagaaaatatcTGAGCTATATGAAAGCCAACAAGTCAACATACTATATTTATTCAATGCATGGATTATATGGTGATGTGCTTATGTTAGGGTGTCAGCGTCCCTCAAAACTTTTCATATTTAAGAGTAATTGGAGTATTTAGGCGTGCCAACTTATTACTGTGGTTCTCACATGCATTGTTGAATTGATAGAGTTCTTCAGTTTTGACTTTAGAGGTGCAACATACCGGTAAAGACTTAAAGTTTATAGCATAAACTATGCTGCCATGTGTTTCACGTTGCTTTGATGTTGTGAAAGCGAAATTCCCATATTTGTTTTCATATGAATGAAGGGTTTCTAATGGAAGGATCTTGGCACAAGGGTGGAACCAAGGAGTGGATATTTTCTGACTATATGGGCGGCTGAGATAGAAtataatcaaaacaaaataatacgTGTCTCTGTCATTTGATGTCAAGATTTTATAGCtaacatgaaattttttatatttgatagCTAGCTCTATTGTTATTAGGTTATTTTGGGTATGCGGCTCCTGAGGTGCGTCCactgaaaatgataaagatgTGCTTGAGATACAATAATATACGGTTGAAAAGGTTGATGCAATAAAGCAGTAGTATTCAAAAATGGGAAACAACCGACCCCGTCAGCCAAGGCGCCAACAGTCACTAGGAGAAAAAAGGTCAAAAAGAgataaagagagaaagaaacaaCAGCTGCTGTGTTTGATgataatcaattaatcataCGGCACCGCACAGGTCACACCTGTCCATCAAATTCTGTAATGGGCCAGGGCGAACCAGCCAAGTGCATGATACAATAACAGTGGCTCTTTCTAGAGTCAAAAtgatacaatattttttactctCCCTTGCAAAAATTATTGCCAATCTTGAAATATAATCCatattaaattcatatatatctCATCACCTTAGGTTACTAGGGTGGCTTTCTATGGTTGCTAAATCAATCTTCATAGAGTTTGTGTGtatgtatacatatatgtttatttatggTGATTTACTTCttagattaaataattaaaattattaacaatattttcttcacaaaataaGTGAAGAAATCAGAATTGGAATCGGAATCGGAATCGGAATTAGAATGGCAGATTCTATATTAATTTGGAAATCATTTTCGATGATCCCATTCCCAAAGGGAAGGTGagaatcaaattttgattccCAAAACTACCCATTTTaacattttggtttttttagaatttattaaaatcccatcatttttttatgatttacaaataagtcctcttattattattagggtCCCTCTATGATGCTCTTTAAAAATCCCAACATTAATAGTGGGATTGATGTAGACCATTAGATGGTATCTACTATTTATAATAACCAAATACGgttaagtgaaaaaaaattaaaatatttgtcgTGTAGGCAACTTTTTaccaattaaataacttaaattcaataaaggaTAAGAAAAGGAATTACAGCAGTTATAAggatagagagaagagaggtATACAActtgaaaagaagaagaagaagaaattaaatccaaCATAACAATTAAAGGCCACagaaatgttattatttaatgctCATACTTTATAcgtacaaaatataattagttatactatatatttataaatggtATAAAGATTACATAAtataaattctttcttataCGTCACTCgctaaataaatttcattcataaacaaattgtatttttatcttatatcactaaattataattacattgattgattgatataAAATCAGTAATGCATTACTGctgattttgatgaattatACGTATGGTGAaaggttgaaaaaaaaaatcttcatatATAATGATTTATCATAATAGGACATAAGTTAGACCTAAATTAGACTAAAATTTAAGGAATTACCTATAATTTGGGTAACTGGTAACTATCTATTAAAGATAAATCAAGAGTAGAgatgtttcattttaaatcaaatagtTCATGATAATCCCATTATTGATACCTTCATtcttttaacaatattatagataaataacaacaattattatcATAGATACcgttattgtttttgttgtttttgttattattaatgtcattattattattattattattattattaaaatttattaattttattattttaactattattgttgtcattaatttcttcatcatcatcatcattattaaaatttattaatgttttgttttaattaatgttattgtcattattgttattaattttattattatttttattgttattattgttactattataatatatacaaataatattagagACAACAATTAACAGAGGGTATTTTAGTGACTTGTAATAGTTCATTCTTATTTCAATTCATGTAGTTCGAGCAAACAACTTATTCTGAttctaatttttcattcttattcCAATCCATTTCAATTTCTGTTTAAGAAACACGTCATTATTCCTAAGAGATAAGAGCCTTCTTCAGTGGATGATATTCTTTTACACTTTTACTAATCTTTTTTGCAGAGTCCAGCTATTGTGCCCCCTTTGTTTGTCGATTTGTTGGGAAGCTGTTAGATCATAATGAGTAAAATCTAATGGGTGGGATTTTGAGAATGAATAGTGAGTTAAAGTTGGGCTACCATCCCAACCCAGTGCACCTTCGTAATTAGTCTTAGGGTGCTGTAAACTGTGagtgaaattgatttaaaCCGATGTAAGGGAGAGACCTGATTTGCGGAGAATAGTCAAGTGCGTAGCGACGGTGTGTTAAGCTCAAATTTATAAAGTGGGTCGCAATGAGCTTAATTTCCATCTGGTAGCATCAAACAAAATAGAGGGAGAGATTGAGGCAACAAAATATCAAGTTAGTGGAAgctgaaattgaaatttaggcgttgaataatgaatttttcttaGTAAACCTGTTAGGAAGTAAGATTTAGTACAAAGAATGACAAAATTGTGGAGTAGAGggcattaattttcaaattgatttaggGATTATTTACCAGCAGTTCAATTAAGCCCATTTAATATTGTAAGATTGGTGAGATAGTAGTTGTTTTGCTTTGTAATTTCATTGTGTTGGTGGTGTTTGGTGTctgtttttttatcttcatgTTGACTATGTATTTAACTTCAACTTCTCAAAAGCACTTAGCGTCTTAAATGTCAATTATTAATCCAActgattttattaaacttatatcataaatttttgcACTTGTATACTGATCAaaggattaattaatttatttgttttgtatcTTTGTAAGTACATGTAATGATGATTGAATGTATGACCGAAAGTTCCATAGTAGTTTCTGTGTTATTAAGTTTTACAATGAACTTgtgtaaaaaattaagaacaaataaagtgaaattgCAACAAGTAATGGAAAGAAGTGAATTAAAAGCATTAAGATGCTAACATGACAGTAATGGCACATGCTTATAGGTTACAATTTGTTGTAGATctgatttattgattttattggaaatgtttttttttttttttggtttattttggGGCTGCCAATGTAATggatatgtatttattttttgcattgGGAATGTATTTATATGGTGCTATAAAGTGTAGTTTCAtggtaataaataaaagatgatAGGTATTTGGTCTTTAACATCTTAAGCAACCACCTATTTTCCGagatatttgttatttcaaGCCACGGGTATAGTGATAGCCATATAACAACACATGCATGGGTTTTCCAGTTATCGTCAATTCCATATCTCTTTCTCTCCGAACCGATTATCCCACTCCCACGCTAGTCTTTATTtgctacattttttttttttgaatttccaCTTGTTATTCAAATCTTAGCCATAGATTAGTCAAATTCTATTCAAATCTAATCCATACATCTTTAGATTCGATGCAAATTTCACACACTCTAATTCACCATTGTTCTGATTATATATTCCTCATTCTCTCCATTCCGCaatttgttcttctttttttccaaattattatCTACGCAGTTATACTTCATTTCAGTTCAATTCTTTTCTCTCCTTCTTATTTGTTTCAATATTACGTATtgtgttgttatttttttcctcgTTTTCTCATTATTTCCATACACTACAattatgttgtgtttacttgctggagtgggagtgaggagtgtggattcctcccactccagcgttTACTTCCTCTAAATGAGAAGGAAGTGGGAGTCCCACTCCGTGGGCCCCacccatttttggagtggggagtgggagtgggactcccattgggggaggtgggagtgggaatttaatattttatccttttattttttttaatttaatttaatttaatattttataattaataaaataaaataaatattattatatttatttgaataataatattatatttaactaaataataatttgcattgattctaagttaaaattattttaaaataatattattatattaatagagaattaataaa from Citrus sinensis cultivar Valencia sweet orange chromosome 9, DVS_A1.0, whole genome shotgun sequence carries:
- the LOC102623547 gene encoding uncharacterized protein LOC102623547; its protein translation is MHTNRSVLLISDENMVNETEVAAAAAMMTQSSNYKDQSEVEFARCECCGLTEECTAAYVSRVKERYGGRWICGLCTEAVKDEITCRSKKRENHMMISTDEALNRHMKFCEQFRSSSPPARPAADDLISAMKHILRRSLDSPRKSKSPPTSFLASKAF